The Cucumis melo cultivar AY chromosome 5, USDA_Cmelo_AY_1.0, whole genome shotgun sequence genome has a segment encoding these proteins:
- the LOC103503171 gene encoding sucrose transport protein SUC8-like isoform X1: MEHGGVVSKGTVSDSSSSYQKIIIVAAIAAGVQFGWALQLSLLTPYVQQLGVSHTWSAFIWLCGPLSGLIVQPTVGYYSDRCTSRFGRRRPFIVAGASFVATAVFLIGFAADIGHAVGDELSKPIKPRAVAIFVVGFWVLDVANNMLQGPCRALLADMSCNNHKKMRMANGFFSFFMGVGNVLGYAAGSNNKLHKFLPFTLTDACDTYCANLKTCFLIDIVFLLLITTFAVLTVTEKPFERLEIDEEATPFFGKLFGALKKLEKPMWILLLVTALNWIGWFPFIMYDTDWMGLEVYGGKPKGSPEEVKFYDRGVRAGALGLMINSFVLGFSALAIEPISRILGGLRWWWGVVNIIFTVCMGSTVVVTKVAQRWRAVNGLLPPPINVRAGAFSIFAVLGIPLSVTFSVPFALASIFSSESDAGQGLSLGILNLFIVIPQFIVSSVSGPLDAAFGGGNLPAFVMGGIASFASAMCAMFVLPDPPPQSEASLTMAGVHRAQLLSSLVPSHRHLYHCCAFDVHICLKFARSDL, encoded by the exons ATGGAGCATGGAGGTGTTGTGTCGAAGGGGACGGTGTCAGACTCTTCAAGTTCGtaccaaaaaataataatagttgcAGCTATTGCAGCTGGAGTCCAATTTGGTTGGGCTCTACAGCTTTCATTGCTAACACCTTACGTACAACAACTTGGAGTTTCACATACATGGTCAGCTTTCATATGGCTTTGCGGACCATTATCGGGGCTTATTGTGCAACCTACTGTCGGGTACTACAGTGATCGTTGCACCTCTAGGTTTGGTCGTCGTCGGCCGTTCATTGTTGCTGGAGCTAGTTTTGTGGCAACTGCAGTTTTCCTCATTGGCTTTGCTGCAGACATTGGGCATGCTGTGGGTGATGAGCTTTCTAAACCCATAAAACCAAGAGCCGTTGCCATCTTTGTGGTTGGATTTTGGGTTCTTGATGTTGCAAACAACATGCTCCAAGGCCCTTGTAGAGCTCTGTTGGCAGATATGTCGTGTAATAATCACAAGAAGATGAGAATGGCTAATGGTTTTTTCTCATTCTTCATGGGGGTAGGGAATGTTTTGGGGTACGCAGCTGGGTCCAATAACAAACTCCATAAATTCCTCCCCTTCACACTAACCGATGCATGTGACACTTACTGCGCCAACCTCAAAACATGCTTCTTGATCGACATTGTATTCCTTCTCCTCATTACCACGTTCGCTGTGTTGACCGTGACCGAGAAGCCATTTGAGCGATTGGAGATTGACGAAGAAGCAACACCCTTTTTCGGGAAATTATTTGGGGCACTCAAGAAGTTGGAGAAGCCCATGTGGATTTTGTTGTTGGTAACAGCCTTGAACTGGATCGGTTGGTTCCCATTTATCATGTATGATACTGACTGGATGGGTTTGGAAGTGTACGGAGGAAAGCCAAAGGGAAGTCCTGAAGAAGTCAAGTTCTATGACCGTGGTGTTCGTGCTGGGGCCCTTGGGTTGATGATAAACTCatttgttttaggattttcaGCTTTGGCAATTGAGCCAATAAGCCGTATTCTAGGAGGCCTCAGATGGTGGTGGGGAGTTGTGAACATTATATTTACAGTTTGCATGGGATCCACCGTCGTTGTTACGAAGGTTGCTCAGCGTTGGAGGGCCGTTAATGGTTTGCTCCCTCCTCCAATAAACGTCAGGGCCGGAGCATTTTCGATCTTTGCGGTATTGGGTATTCCATTGTCAGTCACTTTTAGTGTTCCATTTGCCCTTGCGTCCATCTTTTCTTCAGAATCGGATGCGGGTCAAG GCCTCTCCTTGGGAATTCTCAACCTCTTCATCGTCATTCCACAGTTTATCGTATCCTCAGTTAGTGGGCCATTAGATGCTGCTTTCGGAGGAGGAAACTTACCGGCATTTGTAATGGGTGGAATTGCTTCTTTTGCAAGTGCAATGTGTGCAATGTTTGTCCTCCCCGATCCACCACCTCAATCCGAAGCCTCCTTAACAATGGCCGGTG TCCATCGTGCCCAGTTGTTGTCGTCCCTCGTGCCCAGCCACCGCCATCTCTATCATTGTTGTGCATTCGACGTCCACATCTGTCTCAAGTTCGCACGTTCAGATCTTTGA
- the LOC103503171 gene encoding sucrose transport protein SUC8-like isoform X2 → MEHGGVVSKGTVSDSSSSYQKIIIVAAIAAGVQFGWALQLSLLTPYVQQLGVSHTWSAFIWLCGPLSGLIVQPTVGYYSDRCTSRFGRRRPFIVAGASFVATAVFLIGFAADIGHAVGDELSKPIKPRAVAIFVVGFWVLDVANNMLQGPCRALLADMSCNNHKKMRMANGFFSFFMGVGNVLGYAAGSNNKLHKFLPFTLTDACDTYCANLKTCFLIDIVFLLLITTFAVLTVTEKPFERLEIDEEATPFFGKLFGALKKLEKPMWILLLVTALNWIGWFPFIMYDTDWMGLEVYGGKPKGSPEEVKFYDRGVRAGALGLMINSFVLGFSALAIEPISRILGGLRWWWGVVNIIFTVCMGSTVVVTKVAQRWRAVNGLLPPPINVRAGAFSIFAVLGIPLSVTFSVPFALASIFSSESDAGQGLSLGILNLFIVIPQFIVSSVSGPLDAAFGGGNLPAFVMGGIASFASAMCAMFVLPDPPPQSEASLTMAGGH, encoded by the exons ATGGAGCATGGAGGTGTTGTGTCGAAGGGGACGGTGTCAGACTCTTCAAGTTCGtaccaaaaaataataatagttgcAGCTATTGCAGCTGGAGTCCAATTTGGTTGGGCTCTACAGCTTTCATTGCTAACACCTTACGTACAACAACTTGGAGTTTCACATACATGGTCAGCTTTCATATGGCTTTGCGGACCATTATCGGGGCTTATTGTGCAACCTACTGTCGGGTACTACAGTGATCGTTGCACCTCTAGGTTTGGTCGTCGTCGGCCGTTCATTGTTGCTGGAGCTAGTTTTGTGGCAACTGCAGTTTTCCTCATTGGCTTTGCTGCAGACATTGGGCATGCTGTGGGTGATGAGCTTTCTAAACCCATAAAACCAAGAGCCGTTGCCATCTTTGTGGTTGGATTTTGGGTTCTTGATGTTGCAAACAACATGCTCCAAGGCCCTTGTAGAGCTCTGTTGGCAGATATGTCGTGTAATAATCACAAGAAGATGAGAATGGCTAATGGTTTTTTCTCATTCTTCATGGGGGTAGGGAATGTTTTGGGGTACGCAGCTGGGTCCAATAACAAACTCCATAAATTCCTCCCCTTCACACTAACCGATGCATGTGACACTTACTGCGCCAACCTCAAAACATGCTTCTTGATCGACATTGTATTCCTTCTCCTCATTACCACGTTCGCTGTGTTGACCGTGACCGAGAAGCCATTTGAGCGATTGGAGATTGACGAAGAAGCAACACCCTTTTTCGGGAAATTATTTGGGGCACTCAAGAAGTTGGAGAAGCCCATGTGGATTTTGTTGTTGGTAACAGCCTTGAACTGGATCGGTTGGTTCCCATTTATCATGTATGATACTGACTGGATGGGTTTGGAAGTGTACGGAGGAAAGCCAAAGGGAAGTCCTGAAGAAGTCAAGTTCTATGACCGTGGTGTTCGTGCTGGGGCCCTTGGGTTGATGATAAACTCatttgttttaggattttcaGCTTTGGCAATTGAGCCAATAAGCCGTATTCTAGGAGGCCTCAGATGGTGGTGGGGAGTTGTGAACATTATATTTACAGTTTGCATGGGATCCACCGTCGTTGTTACGAAGGTTGCTCAGCGTTGGAGGGCCGTTAATGGTTTGCTCCCTCCTCCAATAAACGTCAGGGCCGGAGCATTTTCGATCTTTGCGGTATTGGGTATTCCATTGTCAGTCACTTTTAGTGTTCCATTTGCCCTTGCGTCCATCTTTTCTTCAGAATCGGATGCGGGTCAAG GCCTCTCCTTGGGAATTCTCAACCTCTTCATCGTCATTCCACAGTTTATCGTATCCTCAGTTAGTGGGCCATTAGATGCTGCTTTCGGAGGAGGAAACTTACCGGCATTTGTAATGGGTGGAATTGCTTCTTTTGCAAGTGCAATGTGTGCAATGTTTGTCCTCCCCGATCCACCACCTCAATCCGAAGCCTCCTTAACAATGGCCGGTGGTCATTGA